The following are from one region of the Vicugna pacos chromosome 9, VicPac4, whole genome shotgun sequence genome:
- the WDR62 gene encoding WD repeat-containing protein 62 isoform X3: protein MAALGPGGYARNDVVEKLPSVMAGVPARRAQSSPPPAPPVCLRRRTRLLAAPEDTVQNRVSLEKVLGITAQNSSGLTCDPSTGNVAYLAGCVVVILNPKENKQQHIFNTARKSLSALAFSPDGKYIVTGENGHRPAVRIWDVEEKSQVAEMLGHKYGVACVAFSPNMKHIVSMGYQHDMVLNVWDWKKDIVVASNKVSCRVIALSFSEDSSYFVTVGNRHVRFWFLEVSTEAKVTGTVPLVGRSGILGELHDNVFCGVACGRGQMAGSTFCVSYSGLLCQFNEKRVLEKWINLKVSLSSCLCVSQDLIFCGCTDGIVRIFQAHSLHYLANLPKPHYLGVDVAQGLEPSFLFRRKAEAIYPDTVALTFDPVHQWLSCVYKDHSIYIWDVRDINKVGKIWSELFHSSYVWNVEVYPEFEDQRACLPSGSFLTCSSDNTIRFWNMDRSPNSHWQKNIFSNTLLKVVYVENDIQHLQDMSHFPDRGSENGMPVDMKAGVRVMQVSPDGQHLASGDRSGNLRIHELHFMDELVKVEAHDAEVLCLEYSKPETGLTLLASASRDRLIHVLNVEKNYNLEQTLDDHSSSITAIKFAGNRDIQMISCGADKSIYFRSAQRASDGLHFVRTHHVAEKTTLYDMDIDITQKYVAVACQDRNVRVYNTVNGKQKKCYKGSQGDEGSLLKVHVDPSGTFLATSCSDKSISVIDFYSGECVAKMFGHSEIVTGMKFTYDCRHLITVSGDSCVFIWHLGPEITNCMKQHLLEINHQEQQQQQSTNDREWSSRPRQETYASMPSEICSLSPGEQTEDELEDECEPEELLKTPSKESLDPDPRCLLTNGKLPLWAKRLLGDDDVADSSAFHTKRSYQPHGRWAERADQEPLKTILDARDLDCYFTPMKPESLEDSVLDTVESQRLAGLLNESESPQEDGCRHPSSPRLQGESSEASQLIIYSLEAEMTVTGTDRGYCAEEVERATRDQQDDSYLRVPSTGFKNQSPPEDSGEPEADLECSFTTIHSSPPRPDPDPQFDVPVPPTPGCPGTAEELSRPEVPGVSSSSLPQTPEQEKFLRHHFETLTDAHPEELFHRSLKDLKASESEDDFFSPRLSISAQFLSRLQKTSRFTHTFPSRLPLHLVKSPEVKLMDLAGSQPRAEPLRAGSLWGEG, encoded by the exons ATGGCGGCCTTGGGGCCCGGAGGTTACGCGCGGAACGATGTAGTCGAGAAGCTGCCATCCGTCATGGCGGGAGTTCCGGCGCGGAGAGCCCagtcctccccgccccccgctcCACCGGTCTGCCTCCGGCGGCGGACGCGACTCTTGGCGGCGCCCGAGGATACAGTGCAGAACCGG GTATCACTTGAGAAGGTGCTTGGCATCACAGCCCAGAACAGCAGTGGCCTAACCTGTGACCCCAGCACAGGCAATGTGGCCTACCTGGCAGG cTGTGTGGTGGTGATCTTGAACCCCAAGGAGAACAAGCAGCAGCACATTTTTAATACTGCCAG GAAGTCTCTGAGTGCTCTGGCCTTCTCCCCTGATGGGAAGTACATAGTGACAGGAGAG AACGGGCACAGGCCTGCTGTGCGCATCTGGGACGTGGAGGAGAAGAGTCAGGTGGCGGAGATGCTGGGCCACAAGTACGGCGTGGCCTGCGTGGCCTTCTCCCCCAACATGAAGCACATCGTGTCCATGGGCTACCAGCATGACATGGTCCTCAACGTCTGGGACTGGAAG AAAGACATCGTGGTCGCCTCCAACAAGGTATCGTGCCGAGTCATCGCCCTCTCCTTCTCAGAGGACAGCAGCTATTTCGTCACTGTTGGGAACCGGCACGTGAGGTTCTGGTTCTTGGAAGTCTCCACTGAAGCAAAG GTGACGGGCACGGTGCCCCTTGTTGGGCGCTCGGGCATCCTGGGGGAGCTGCATGACAACGTGTTCTGCGGTGTGGCCTGTGGCCGGGGCCAGATGGCGGGCAGCACCTTCTGTGTGTCCTACTCGGGCCTCCTCTGCCAGTTCAACGAGAAGAGGGTGCTGGAGAAGTGGATCAACCTGAAG GTCTCCCTGTCTTCCTGCCTCTGTGTCAGCCAGGATCTCATCTTCTGTGGCTGCACAGATGGGATAGTCCGCATCTTCCAAGCCCACAGCCTGCACTACCTCGCCAACCTGCCCAAGCCGCACTACCTCGGGGTGGATGTGGCCCAGGGCCTGGAGCCCAG CTTCCTCTTCCGCAGGAAGGCAGAAGCCATCTACCCGGATACAGTGGCACTGACCTTCGACCCCGTCCACCAGTGGCTGTCCTGCGTCTATAAGGACCACAGCATCTACATCTGGGATGTCAGAGACATCAACAAAGTAGGCAAGATTTGGTCAGAGCTCTTCCACAGCTCCTACGTCTGGAACGTGGAG GTGTATCCTGAGTTTGAAGATCAGAGAGCTTGTCTGCCATCAGGATCTTTTCTGACTTGTTCCTCAGACAACACCATCCGCTTCTGGAACATGGATCGCAGCCCTAACTCTCACTGGCAGAAGAACATCTTCAGTAAT ACCCTGCTGAAGGTTGTATATGTGGAGAATGACATCCAGCACCTGCAGGACATGTCACACTTCCCAGACCGAGGGAGTGAAAATGGGATGCCTGTGGACATGAAAGCTGGGGTGCGAGTCATGCAGGTCAGTCCTGATGGCCAACACTTGGCTTCAGGCGACCGAAGTGGAAATCTGAG GATCCACGAGCTGCATTTCATGGACGAGCTGGTCAAGGTGGAGGCCCATGACGCAGAGGTGCTGTGCCTGGAGTACTCCAAGCCGGAGACCG GGCTGACCTTGCTGGCCTCGGCCAGTCGGGACCGACTGATTCATGTGCTGAACGTGGAGAAGAACTACAACCTAGAGCAGACCCTGGATGACCACTCCTCCTCCATCACGGCCATCAAGTTTGCTG GCAACAGAGACATCCAGATGATCAGCTGCGGGGCCGACAAGAGCATCTACTTCCGCAGTGCCCAGCGG GCCTCAGATGGACTACACTTTGTCCGTACCCACCACGTGGCAGAGAAGACCACCCTGTATGACATGGACATTGACATCACCCAGAAGTACGTGGCCGTGGCCTGCCAGGACCGCAATGTAAG AGTCTACAACACGGTGAACGGGAAGCAGAAGAAGTGCTACAAGGGCTCCCAGGGGGATGAAGGGTCCCTGCTGAAG GTCCATGTGGACCCATCAGGCACCTTCCTGGCCACAAGCTGCTCTGACAAAAGCATCTCAGTGATTGATTTTTACTCGGGCGAGTGCGTTGCCAAGATGTTTGGCCACTCAG AAATCGTCACTGGCATGAAGTTCACCTACGATTGTCGTCACTTGATCACAGTATCTGGAGACAG CTGCGTATTCATCTGGCATCTGGGCCCGGAGATCACCAACTGCATGAAGCAGCACTTGCTGGAGATCAACcaccaggagcagcagcagcagcagagcacgAACGACAGGGAGTGGAGCAGCCGCCCCAG GCAGGAGACATATGCATCGATGCCCAGCGAGATTTGCTCCCTAAGCCCTGGAGAGCAGACAGAGGATGAGCTGGAGGACGAGTGTGAACCTGAGGAGTTGCTAAAGACCCCATCCAAAGAGAGCTTGGATCCAG ATCCTCGGTGCCTGCTGACCAATGGCAAGCTGCCACTCTGGGCAAAGCGGCTG CTAGGAGATGATGACGTGGCAGACAGCTCGGCCTTCCACACCAAGCGCAGCTACCAGCCACATGGCCGCTGGGCGGAGCGGGCTGACCAGGAGCCTCTAAAGACTATCCTGGATGCCCGGGACCTGGATTGCTACTTCACCCCCATGAAGCCCGAGAGCCTGGAGGACTCAGTTCTGGATACGGTGGAGTCACAGAGACTGGCAGGCCTGCTGAACGAG TCAGAGAGTCCCCAGGAGGATGGCTGCAGGCATCCTTCCTCACCTCGCCTACAGGGGGAGTCTTCTGAGGCCAGCCAGCTTATCATCTACTCCCTGGAGGCTGAAATGACAGTCACAGGGACAGACAG GGGCTACTGTGCGGAGGAGGTAGAGAGGGCGACCAGAGACCAGCAAGATGACTCCTACCTCAGGGTCCCCTCCACCGGCTTTAAGAATCAGAGCCCACCAGAGG ACTCGGGGGAGCCGGAGGCCGACTTGGAGTGCAGCTTCACCACCATCCATTCCTCCCCTCCACGGCCAGACCCAGACCCTCAGTTTGACGTGCCAGTGCCCCCCACACCAG GATGCCCAGGTACCGCAGAAGAGTTGTCCCGGCCTGAAGTGCCAGGCGTATCCAGCAGCTCCCTGCCCCAGACCCCTGAGCAAGAGAAGTTCCTCCGCCACCACTTTGAGACGCTCACTGACGCCCACCCCGAGG AGCTCTTCCACAGATCCCTGAAAGACCTGAAGGCCTCCGAGTCTGAGGACGATTTCTTCAGTCCCCGGCTGAGCATCTCAGCCCAGTTCCTCTCACGCCTCCAGAAGACATCCAG ATTCACCCACACTTTCCCCTCCCGTCTGCCCCTGCACCTCGTGAAGTCCCCGGAGGTCAAACTCATGGACCTTGCGGGGAGCCAGCCCAGAGCAGAGCCCCTGAGAGCAG GTTCTCTCTGGGGAGAAGGTTGA